Proteins from a single region of Ananas comosus cultivar F153 linkage group 3, ASM154086v1, whole genome shotgun sequence:
- the LOC109707020 gene encoding cyclin-dependent kinase inhibitor 5-like, with the protein MGKYMRKAKLCGEVAVMEVPHQTPLGVRTRARTLALQRLLKPSSSPSSSPSQSPSPSPSPSPSPSLCLSASPEYLELRSRRLEKPPPPPPRDACERRRGGGGAKPAGPARRRVASAAPEEEAPDAGAEASSLGENAPEADPRDRNVRETTPCSLVRDSEAVSTPGSTTKTNSTAANRRVRSSVRRDIPTAHEMEEFFSAAERIQQQIFSERYNFDPVNERPLPGRYEWVKLGY; encoded by the exons ATGGGTAAGTACATGCGCAAGGCGAAGCTCTGCGGCGAGGTCGCGGTCATGGAGGTACCCCACCAAACGCCGCTCGGCGTCCGTACCCGCGCCCGAACCCTGGCACTCCAGCGCCTCCTcaaaccctcctcgtcgccgtCCTCGTCCCCGTCCcagtcgccgtcgccgtcgccgtcgccgtcgccgtcgccgtcccTTTGCCTTTCGGCCTCCCCCGAGTACCTCGAGCTCCGGAGCCGACGCCTCGAGaagcccccgccgccgcctccgaggGACGCGTGCGAGaggcgccgcggcggcggcggcgccaagCCCGCCGGCCCGGCGCGGAGGCGAGTCGCGAGCGCcgcgccggaggaggaggcgccggACGCGGGGGCCGAGGCGTCGTCGCTCGGGGAGAACGCTCCCGAGGCCGATCCGAGGGACAG GAATGTCAGGGAGACTACACCTTGCAGTCTAGTTAGAGATTCGGAAGCAGTAAGCACTCCTGGCTCTACAACGAAAACCAACTCGACCGCCGCCAATCGCCGCGTACGGAGTTCAGTACGTCGGGATATACCGACTGCCCATGAAATGGAAGAGTTTTTCTCCGCTGCAGAGCGAATCCAACAACAGATATTCTCCGAGAG GTACAACTTTGATCCCGTGAACGAGCGACCCCTCCCCGGCCGGTACGAATGGGTTAAGCTGGGCTACTAG
- the LOC109707495 gene encoding protein NPGR2-like isoform X1, protein MKGERSFVRSLSCSTMKCLCSGEQLRADEMIRSSESAATKDSLDSGYSSVNGEGEQRLDTGNIEEAESSLREGVCLNYEEARALLGRLEYQRGNIEAALQVFDGIDFSAIAPKMKIAIAKKIDRRKFRSAWDAPPMSLHAVSLLIEAIYLKTKALQDLGRFKEAAQECNIILDTMQPTLPEGSPVNFDIDCKLQETVCKAVELLPELWKLAGFPQEAVTSYRRALLGYWNLDAESIARLQKEFAVFLLYSGCEASPPDLRCQMDGSFIPRNNMEEAVLLLMILLRKFALKRVKWDPSVIDHLSFALSVSGQLKPLADQVEELLPGVFERKERYYTLALCYLEEDDNLVALNLLRKLLSAKGDPNCLKALLLASKVCGENFAHAEEGASYARRALANSQGGCDQIVSVANCLLGISLSAQAKSCASETERVSRQAEALEALEKAEKTMRRTDYRILWNLSLEYAEQRKLDAAFRYAKLLLKLEAGSEIKGWVLLARILSAQKRFADAVTIINAALDQTGKWSQGELLRTKAKIQIAQGELKNAVETYTELLAVIQLRIKSFGAGMQFLKGGKGDRRLEVEIWHDLVNVYLRMSQWRDAEVCLSKLKAASPYSASRWHAAGQLYEAKGLHKEALEAYGKALDVEPAHVPSLVSTAIVLQKLGDRPLAVERNFLTEALRLDRTNYVAWLNLGLLCKAEGGRSELEAAECFQAAAFLEDTAPVEPFR, encoded by the exons ATGAAGGGAGAGAGGAGCTTTGTTAGATCGCTTTCCTGTAGCACAATGAAGTGCTTGTGCTCCGGGGAGCAGCTGAGGGCCGATGAAATGATTCGCTCGTCTGAGTCTGCGGCCACAAAGGATTCCCTAGATAGCGGTTACTCCTCTGTGAACGGTGAGGGCGAGCAACGGCTCGACACTGGCAATATTGAAGAAGCTGAATCCTCGCTTCGCGAGGGTGTCTGCCTTAACTACGAG GAAGCGAGAGCTTTACTTGGCAGACTGGAATACCAGAGAGGAAACATAGAGGCTGCGCTACAAGTATTTGATGGAATAGACTTTTCTGCAATAGCTCCTAAGATGAAGATTGCCATTGCCAAAAAAATAGACCGCCGCAAGTTTCGTTCAGCCTGGGATGCACCGCCAATGTCGTTGCATGCCGTTAGCCTGCTTATCGAAGCTATATATCTTAAAACAAAAGCACTGCAGGATCTTGGAAGGTTCAAAG AAGCTGCTCAAGAATGCAACATAATATTGGACACCATGCAACCTACATTACCTGAAGGCTCGCCTGTGAACTTTGATATTGACTGTAAATTACAGGAAACAGTATGCAAGGCGGTGGAGTTGCTCCCCGAGCTATGGAAATTAGCAGGTTTTCCACAAGAAGCGGTTACGTCATATCGGAGGGCCCTTCTTGGTTACTGGAACCTCGATGCTGAGAGCATTGCTAGATTACAGAAAGAATTTGCTGTGTTTCTTCTCTACAGTGGTTGTGAAGCAAGCCCTCCTGACCTTCGCTGTCAAATGGATGGTTCTTTTATACCTAGAAACAATATGGAAGAAGCTGTTCTTCTTTTGATGATTCTCTTGAGGAAATTCGCTCTCAAGAGGGTAAAGTGGGACCCATCTGTCATCGATCATCTCAGTTTCGCATTGTCGGTTTCTGGGCAGCTAAAGCCTCTTGCCGACCAGGTTGAAGAATTATTGCCCGGTGTTTTCGAGAGGAAAGAGAGATATTATACTCTTGCATTGTGCTATCTAGAGGAAGACGATAACTTAGTTGCTTTGAACCTACTGAGAAAGCTATTGAGTGCAAAAGGAGACCCTAACTGTCTCAAAGCATTATTGCTAGCTTCCAAAGTTTGCGGGGAGAATTTTGCTCATGCAGAAGAAGGTGCTTCCTATGCACGAAGGGCTCTTGCGAATTCGCAGGGAGGTTGTGATCAAATTGTTAGTGTCGCAAATTGCTTATTGGGTATTTCTCTTTCAGCTCAAGCTAAATCTTGTGCTTCTGAGACAGAGAGAGTTTCTAGGCAAGCGGAAGCTCTTGAAGCGCTAGAAAAAGCTGAAAAGACGATGCGAAGAACCGACTATAGGATATTATGGAATCTCAGCTTAGAGTATGCTGAACAACGGAAGTTAGATGCAGCATTTCGTTATGCAAAGCTGCTTCTGAAATTGGAAGCTGGATCGGAAATCAAGGGATGGGTTCTGTTGGCGCGAATATTGAGTGCACAGAAACGGTTTGCTGATGCTGTGACTATAATCAACGCCGCTCTCGATCAGACTGGAAAATGGAGCCAGGGAGAGCTGTTGAGGACGAAAGCAAAAATTCAGATCGCACAGGGGGAACTAAAAAATGCGGTTGAAACATATACCGAGCTTCTTGCTGTTATTCAGCTAAGGATTAAAAGCTTTGGTGCAGGAATGCAGTTTTTGAAG GGTGGTAAGGGCGATAGAAGGTTGGAGGTAGAGATTTGGCATGATTTGGTTAATGTCTACCTACGCATGTCACAGTGGAGGGATGCGGAAGTTTGTCTCTCCAAACTAAAGGCCGCCAGTCCTTATTCTGCTTCAAGATGGCATGCAGCAG GGCAGTTATATGAAGCAAAGGGTCTCCACAAAGAAGCGCTTGAAGCATACGGGAAAGCATTAGATGTAGAACCTGCACATGTGCCAAGCTTGGTTTCCACAGCGATTGTTCTTCAGAAGCTTGGTGACCGACCACTAGCTGTTGAGAGAAACTTCTTAACTGAAGCCCTGCGGCTAGACAGAACGAATTATGTTGCTTGGTTAAATCTAGGTCTACTTTGTAAAGCTGAAGGTGGCAGATCAGAGCTTGAGGCTGCCGAGTGTTTTCAGGCTGCTGCTTTTCTCGAAGACACTGCACCAGTCGAGCCCTTCAGATGA
- the LOC109707495 gene encoding protein NPGR2-like isoform X2 — MKGERSFVRSLSCSTMKCLCSGEQLRADEMIRSSESAATKDSLDSGYSSVNGEGEQRLDTGNIEEAESSLREGVCLNYEEARALLGRLEYQRGNIEAALQVFDGIDFSAIAPKMKIAIAKKIDRRKFRSAWDAPPMSLHAVSLLIEAIYLKTKALQDLGRFKEAAQECNIILDTMQPTLPEGSPVNFDIDCKLQETVCKAVELLPELWKLAGFPQEAVTSYRRALLGYWNLDAESIARLQKEFAVFLLYSGCEASPPDLRCQMDGSFIPRNNMEEAVLLLMILLRKFALKRVKWDPSVIDHLSFALSVSGQLKPLADQVEELLPGVFERKERYYTLALCYLEEDDNLVALNLLRKLLSAKGDPNCLKALLLASKVCGENFAHAEEGASYARRALANSQGGCDQIVSVANCLLGISLSAQAKSCASETERVSRQAEALEALEKAEKTMRRTDYRILWNLSLEYAEQRKLDAAFRYAKLLLKLEAGSEIKGWVLLARILSAQKRFADAVTIINAALDQTGKWSQGELLRTKAKIQIAQGELKNAVETYTELLAVIQLRIKSFGAGMQFLKGSYMKQRVSTKKRLKHTGKH, encoded by the exons ATGAAGGGAGAGAGGAGCTTTGTTAGATCGCTTTCCTGTAGCACAATGAAGTGCTTGTGCTCCGGGGAGCAGCTGAGGGCCGATGAAATGATTCGCTCGTCTGAGTCTGCGGCCACAAAGGATTCCCTAGATAGCGGTTACTCCTCTGTGAACGGTGAGGGCGAGCAACGGCTCGACACTGGCAATATTGAAGAAGCTGAATCCTCGCTTCGCGAGGGTGTCTGCCTTAACTACGAG GAAGCGAGAGCTTTACTTGGCAGACTGGAATACCAGAGAGGAAACATAGAGGCTGCGCTACAAGTATTTGATGGAATAGACTTTTCTGCAATAGCTCCTAAGATGAAGATTGCCATTGCCAAAAAAATAGACCGCCGCAAGTTTCGTTCAGCCTGGGATGCACCGCCAATGTCGTTGCATGCCGTTAGCCTGCTTATCGAAGCTATATATCTTAAAACAAAAGCACTGCAGGATCTTGGAAGGTTCAAAG AAGCTGCTCAAGAATGCAACATAATATTGGACACCATGCAACCTACATTACCTGAAGGCTCGCCTGTGAACTTTGATATTGACTGTAAATTACAGGAAACAGTATGCAAGGCGGTGGAGTTGCTCCCCGAGCTATGGAAATTAGCAGGTTTTCCACAAGAAGCGGTTACGTCATATCGGAGGGCCCTTCTTGGTTACTGGAACCTCGATGCTGAGAGCATTGCTAGATTACAGAAAGAATTTGCTGTGTTTCTTCTCTACAGTGGTTGTGAAGCAAGCCCTCCTGACCTTCGCTGTCAAATGGATGGTTCTTTTATACCTAGAAACAATATGGAAGAAGCTGTTCTTCTTTTGATGATTCTCTTGAGGAAATTCGCTCTCAAGAGGGTAAAGTGGGACCCATCTGTCATCGATCATCTCAGTTTCGCATTGTCGGTTTCTGGGCAGCTAAAGCCTCTTGCCGACCAGGTTGAAGAATTATTGCCCGGTGTTTTCGAGAGGAAAGAGAGATATTATACTCTTGCATTGTGCTATCTAGAGGAAGACGATAACTTAGTTGCTTTGAACCTACTGAGAAAGCTATTGAGTGCAAAAGGAGACCCTAACTGTCTCAAAGCATTATTGCTAGCTTCCAAAGTTTGCGGGGAGAATTTTGCTCATGCAGAAGAAGGTGCTTCCTATGCACGAAGGGCTCTTGCGAATTCGCAGGGAGGTTGTGATCAAATTGTTAGTGTCGCAAATTGCTTATTGGGTATTTCTCTTTCAGCTCAAGCTAAATCTTGTGCTTCTGAGACAGAGAGAGTTTCTAGGCAAGCGGAAGCTCTTGAAGCGCTAGAAAAAGCTGAAAAGACGATGCGAAGAACCGACTATAGGATATTATGGAATCTCAGCTTAGAGTATGCTGAACAACGGAAGTTAGATGCAGCATTTCGTTATGCAAAGCTGCTTCTGAAATTGGAAGCTGGATCGGAAATCAAGGGATGGGTTCTGTTGGCGCGAATATTGAGTGCACAGAAACGGTTTGCTGATGCTGTGACTATAATCAACGCCGCTCTCGATCAGACTGGAAAATGGAGCCAGGGAGAGCTGTTGAGGACGAAAGCAAAAATTCAGATCGCACAGGGGGAACTAAAAAATGCGGTTGAAACATATACCGAGCTTCTTGCTGTTATTCAGCTAAGGATTAAAAGCTTTGGTGCAGGAATGCAGTTTTTGAAG GGCAGTTATATGAAGCAAAGGGTCTCCACAAAGAAGCGCTTGAAGCATACGGGAAAGCATTAG